AATCAACGTTGTTTGTGAAGGAGATTTTTTACACATGTTTccattttaaataattatgtaaatataaaataaatagttaCCCAAATGCTCTCCTTCCACAAAAGATAGATTTCTTTCTATTTACACATAAATTAAAAaatgtaattaaataataaattttattttttaaatatatcctatattcatattattttattaaaaaattaaataataacacacattattaaattattattaaaattaataaaattttcttctttaataaaattacaaagttaaaatttaaagattaaattgTTGTGACatatcaaaaattaatttataattttttattaatttaattgtaaATTACCATATTTTACAGTCACTGCTCCCAATTCAAATTAATTCCACGACCAAACAATACCCTCATTCTTCACCAATCACTGACAATcttgaaattattaattctttattACATTTATTACATCTCCAATTCCCAATTAAGACACAGCAAAGCCATGGAAGAAGCAATACCAGTCCAGGACCCACCAACCCAAGACCCGAACCCAAACCCACTAGCTACAAACCCAACTCCCCTTTCACAACCACCACAAGTAACGGTAAATGCTACACCACCACCACCGGCAACCGTTGTTTTAGCATCGCCTTCACCTTCACAACAACCACCGCCGCCACCCCCTCTAGCAGCTGCTTCTCTTCCTCCCAAAGGCAAAAAGAAAGCGCTTGATGGTTATGTCCAAATCCAATACTGCAGCTACTTCAAGATGCGTGTTGTTCTCAAAGATATTCGTTCCCATTTACTCGAGTTACACTTAATAATCCATTTCCACTTTTTGACTATTTGATCAGCATTTGTGATTGAGATTTTTGTTTTGGTATTTTACTTTGCTTGAATTCATTCTAGGAATTTAAGGTGTAATTCATctaaatttgtttaatttttatgcTAATTTGGTTCATAGCCTCGTAGGCGTGGTCtttttttagaatttattttGTTTGTAATCATTTTGATATGTTTCAGAGCAGGTGATCTCTTTCTGGGCTTGTAGTGTACTGTTTACTAGTTACAAATCCTCTAGCCCCTTTTAGAACAATTATTAGTTGAATATGCCCACGACCTCAAGTACTTAATTATCTTGCATGATCAAATTTTAGACCCAATTTCTTTCAGTTTTTCTACATTTTAAAAACCTTGTCTTAGCCTCTATATACGATGGAGAGAGTAAAATGGTGCGGTAGACAATAGTGTTCCACTTCATAGTAAAAGTGCCCCTTTATAGTTTTTGGCGCGTTAACCTTTTTATCATACCTCATGTGTTTATATTAAGGCTAAGGAGGCTAAATTCATTCTTGTTGTTGAAGGTGCTTCAAACAGTGGACTTTCGGAGTTGCAAAGGAGCTGATGAACTTTGAGAGAGTAAACTTACTTATGTGTAGttttgttccataaaaatgtgcATAGTTTAATAACTATATACCTATAgataggggagagcagttttcggtttaaaccgaaaaatcgaaccgaaccgattgaattcggttcaatcgattcggttttaaaatttaatcggttcagtttggtttataattttgataatttcgattaatcggttcggttcggttattttca
This is a stretch of genomic DNA from Hevea brasiliensis isolate MT/VB/25A 57/8 chromosome 12, ASM3005281v1, whole genome shotgun sequence. It encodes these proteins:
- the LOC131171225 gene encoding uncharacterized protein LOC131171225 codes for the protein MEEAIPVQDPPTQDPNPNPLATNPTPLSQPPQVTVNATPPPPATVVLASPSPSQQPPPPPPLAAASLPPKGKKKALDGYVQIQYCSYFKMRVVLKDIRSHLLELHLIIHFHFLTPKEQIQEVKPADQPQSNRVLAKPYKSKEAIDLKEQSCCIGGFAFCWNFITFLGTKPVYYGRTKESFWAT